Below is a genomic region from Anoplolepis gracilipes chromosome 1, ASM4749672v1, whole genome shotgun sequence.
CAGTCATACTGCCCATTATAGCCCGTTGATGTCCTTCTAAAGTCACAAGAGCTATGTTGTGTATCTCATCTTCAGATTTTCCAAGAAATTGTTCACATGCCGTAGATAGCATTTCCTCATTTTGTCCTTGAATTTTTACCTAGTaccaatacaatattttacaagcaTCTGATTAAGATATCATAaaacatgtttatatttatatttggaaaaggcacttttaaaatttaaataataaacatacattATTGTTAAAGTGAAATACATCAAACTGGAATATTCAATTCAGATTATACAagtttgtcaaaattttatcatgtatataataattataaataataacattttaaaatatatatatagaaataaataattttttaaaattacctGTGCTATGCCTGTTACAGATATTGGTACTCCTTGACAAGTATATACTGTTGGACTCTCGACTTGTAGAGTCATTGTATTTAAAGagattctgtaaaaaataagatacataaatataaaacactcAGGAACTTATATCCTATTATATcctcatattatttatatatatttatttacatgttaCAGATTTGTTTTCTTATAGCTAAACTGAGTTTAACTAGCTGCATtagttcaaaatttatttttttccttccagattaaattaatacagtCAATTTAGTTCAGCTATAAAGAACAAACCTTTAAAAGTACTTATGTAACACTTACTTTTGTACTTGTTGCACGAGTGGCCAAACAAATACCCGTCCTCCAGGTACCAAAAGAGGTTTGCTGTAGCAACATCCTTGatgtaaaagttaaaaaaaattaaaagttatataaatataaagtaacaatagagaaaattcagaaaaatctatatctttcagcaatcaatatttaaatcaatattaataaaaattagcattgcaaattttatatatatatatctaatataaataaaatatgttaggCCTAATTGTTCCTGATCGATCCTCTGTTTCCCCACCGCTGTGTCATTCAACAAATCAATTATCTCGTAGCACAGGAGGAGCGCTCCTCCCTTGTTCTTCTCCTCTTTTCACGAATGATTAATCAGTAAAAAGAtgcgaaaaaaagagaataaatcaTTTCGAATGACAGACTCTATCTTTTTGTTGGTTGGATTTACCTGAAACTACGAGAGCCTCATTCGGGCCGCAAGTAACGAATCCACAACTCATGATTACGCGTTGACGTATTACGACACAGTGTGTCAGACGTAATTTCACGCACTTCTTCACAATTGacaattatgtacatataatcacAGAGTATCAGAGAGTcagagagaagcctgagaAAGATTCGACATTTTCCGTGAAAACCCCGTGAGCCTTTTCTATAGGATAATGCTATCCTATAGAAAATCGAGACGAGAATTAGAAAGAAACAGGTATATTTTCGGCTGGATCTTCGTCTCTTCTTCCATCTACTGTCTGAGCTAAAAAcatttctcataaaatattttgcaataaaagcGATATTAGCGGTACGCAAACTttcggaaaatatttttgttcttatttatcaatttaaacaaTGAAATTGgaaatagttataaattatctttttttttttttttttttaattcctaaAGTACACTGAAGTCAATGTTTTTGACTGTGACATTAGAATAGCATCAACGGCATCAACCAACCAGTGAATTCCTGACAAAGATAGCGATCCACCCAGCATCCagcatctatatattttttctatgaattaaaaatatatatgggaTAAAAAgtcattgatttttttaggaaatgaaaaagtttattactCGTAAATTGTAAAACTTTATGTGAAAATCTTTAGCTTTAGTaaacatcatttttatttctcataaaacTAGACAAGAGTCACTTTGACAGTCGCGCGTGTGCATTCTAAGCGAgtgtgtttatataaaaaatatataacaatatataagtttCTCAGTTAGAAGTGTCAATTTTGGCTCAAGAAATATGGACAACAATGACGAAGAATCGCATAATATTCAGtttaagaagaagaaaagaaaacaattaagGAAACGTGAAGTTCTGTCAGATGACAATGACAGCGAGGGCGAAAAAGTATCTGTCAGGTACACaacatatacttattttatatatattatttaaatatgcagtAGAGAAATTATTCtgattataaagatttattttagagagaaaGTCGAAGAGATGAAGATTATCCAAAAACTTCGTGAAAGACCAGCAGGTGTCAACGTCGTTGGTTTAGCTCTTGGAGAAAATGCTGCATCTGATGTAATAACGGTATGTGGTGTACatgtaatgaaattaaaacatgaaatataatgtatgagagaaatataaaaattaataagtttatgtTAATTTAGTCTGATCCCTTCAACATGAAGACTGGAGGAATGGTAAATATGGctgcattaaaaaatacaaaaaatagacAAAATGATGCATATGAAACTGGCATTGGAACACAATTTAACGCAGAGACTAATAAACGAGATGAAGATGaagaaatgtatgtatatgtatcgatttacttctattatatattgaaggatttatacagatatataataagctaatataaatattgttattaggGTTAAATACATAGAAGAGGAATTATCAAAaaggaaaagtaaaaataataacgatatGGCAAATAgtacatataatgaaaaaggCTCATATTGCTCACCCGAAGAAGCAGCATTACGTGCAGTACCAGGACACTTAAGACAAAGTTCAGCCAATCGTAGTGAGGAAATGCTTTCAAATCAAATGCTCTCCGGCATTCCAGAAGTTGATCTTGGGATAGAGTaagtatttctttataatttagacaTGAGGAAGAGAAAACAATAATGAATATGTTTTACATCAATGGAACAATAAAtcttaataacataaataatagaattaaaattaacagaaaTGTTGAAAATCCTTAATAGGttttgatagaaaatattttgataatacatactttttaaaaaaatctacttgaacaaaattgtaaatagcttatatattataaaatattaaatgatggaattttagaaattattttaaaatttatgtacatatatatatgtatatgtatataaatgtgttaaGTCTTTTGTCActttattaagttatttttcttagaaagaaaatcttttcagcaaatttacttatattagagagaaaaaaaagaaagagttttTCATGTTACAAGCTTTatggcaaaaattatttttaaaaatacaattaaattaaaaattatctttcagGGCTAAAATTCGTAATATTGAAGCTACAGAAGAAGCAAAGTTAAAACTACTTTGGGACAGACATAGAAAGAAAGATGGACCATCGCAGTTTGTTCCTACTAATATGGCTGTAAATTTTGTACAGCACAACAGATGTATGTGAATCTCTGTTCTTCtagttaaaacaattatttcagaaaaaacacaaattattattgcaaatcagaaaaattttaattatacttttataaaaatattatacaaaaaaatacacagTAGCTGAAAagtatctaaattatttattttgtgatatataattattatgaaaaaattaataattaattgaggtaaaaatatttttcttgtttgaaatattttctcttttatgatatttgtTCTTTCTGATACAATTGTACAACCTATTGTAGAATTCAcagatattagaaataaaattatttatataaagatgcaataacgtaaaaattaaaaaaaaaacaaacatatgtatgtatgcattcattttcaaattaataatcaaacaggtgtttattataataaaatcatacgTATTTTGTTttccaatataattaattttttgtattaaatatagaactaaataatatatatatatattaattttaatttcagttaACATAGAAGATTCAGATTTCCAAAAATCGCAGCAAGAatctgataagaaaaaaagcacTGCCAAAGAAGATGTTCGAGGAAAGCGAAAAGACAATGGAGAAAAGGCGACAGATGATTATCATtatgaaagatttaaaaagcaatttagACGTTTTTAAATTggatagttttattaattaattttgtttatatacgtTTTATCTCAGTAATATCTTTACATCAAgtgttgtattaaattatatgacttAAAACAAatcatgaataataatatgaaacattgtacaagaaaaaagatttcattACTGCTTGgttgatattttgtattttatatatattcgatcaatatcatatatttattatatgatatatatacataataaaaatttccacgTCCATAGTTTTAATAGAAGATTCGCTAAAAGAGaaagcaatataatattaattatagagtttctctctctcgcgttcTTGttcttattctctttctctctcggaaTGCCACCCACTTCGAAAGATAGGTTTCTCTatcctgattggtcaatcaaaCGCTATGCGTAGCACCAAGTGGACTGTGTCCTCgatataaaacaagaaaaatatcttttatgcaTATTAGATATCGGTTGAAATCATATCTGCtcgttagatttataaatttattttccaacAGAGAGATCTTGTCCATTCAGTTCCTCGAAACTCGGAATCTACAATTCAATACGTTTACGGTGACAAGATCCATTCAAGATCTATCTCGGCGGCAATTATTGATCAACGTAAGAATTTTTTAGCGCTTTACAACAAGAATAATCCCAGAGGAATCCTTTGAATCGCGCAgcgacatatatatgtaatatattcgtGTACGTATATACGTGAAATATCGAGACGTGACAATCCTTCGTATGTCAATTTCGTGAGTCATCGCGCAAACACGTATCGACCCACTAGTCGTCATTAGTCGTTGACATTTGTTGACAAGTAAGTTTACATGAGGTGATTGTCATTCATCAAGTGTTACTCGAATAAGGCATATTTCACGTGATTTTTAACGTCATCGCCAGAGCTTCGTCGAGTATTGAAGA
It encodes:
- the LOC140671836 gene encoding splicing factor C9orf78, producing MDNNDEESHNIQFKKKKRKQLRKREVLSDDNDSEGEKVSVREKVEEMKIIQKLRERPAGVNVVGLALGENAASDVITSDPFNMKTGGMVNMAALKNTKNRQNDAYETGIGTQFNAETNKRDEDEEMVKYIEEELSKRKSKNNNDMANSTYNEKGSYCSPEEAALRAVPGHLRQSSANRSEEMLSNQMLSGIPEVDLGIEAKIRNIEATEEAKLKLLWDRHRKKDGPSQFVPTNMAVNFVQHNRFNIEDSDFQKSQQESDKKKSTAKEDVRGKRKDNGEKATDDYHYERFKKQFRRF